In one Saimiri boliviensis isolate mSaiBol1 chromosome 3, mSaiBol1.pri, whole genome shotgun sequence genomic region, the following are encoded:
- the LOC141583959 gene encoding uncharacterized protein LOC141583959 translates to MGGSAGCDRDGRPPGGCGGPGAAAAPPPPPPGSAPCAGGRAGGEARPGGSARSAGAGRGVRLLGAGCGCGHRGWARGEKPGTPIAQRGSRGAGQGAGWEAWGAGAGRGVSAGAGAVAADRSVPFYPTHWSRGGRLCQPSPREGRLPPSDAHFIQEKLRHEKGKGLSRSKRPKWGSAPDSDSGLSPFASCPSPGPPCWEPGSLPTRAPGDPKGTAINAMRRDGSFTGALSDLPRATDEGGRAIGHWPLREEEAGRPAGRVRAWMLRVRLLGALGCIGPARPLTAGELWRRGEPSAELLHCTRACGPFPRVCKGTGRQGLTLLSKLECSDAITAHRRLDLLVSSHAPTSAS, encoded by the exons ATGGGCGGCTCCGCAGGCTGCGACCGCGACGGGCGTCCTCCGGGTGGCTGcggggggccgggcgcggcggccgctcctcctccgcctcctccgggCTCGGCTCCCtgcgcgggcgggcgggcgggcggggagGCGCGCCCAGGAGGCTCCGCCCGGAGCGCGGGTGCGGGGCGCGGGGTGCGGCTGCTGGGCGCGGGGTGCGGCTGCGGGCACCGAGGGTGGGCGCGGGGCGAGAAACCCGGGACGCCGATCGCACAGCGTGGATCCCGGGGCGCGGGGCAGGGCGCCGGGTGGGAGGCGTGGGGCGCGGGCGCGGGGCGGGGTGTGAGTGCGGGCGCTGGGGCTGTCGCCGCGGACCGAAGCGTCCCTTTCTACCCCACCCACTGGTCCCGCGGCGGCCGCCTCTGCCAGCCGTCACCGCGCGAGGGCCGCCTGCCTCCCAGCGATGCCCATTTTATCCAGGAGAAACTGAGACACGAAAAGGGAAAGGGACTCAGCCGGAGTAAGCGGCCAAAGTGGGGCTCCGCTCCAGACTCGGATTCTGGTCTGAGCCCCTTTGCGTCCTGCCCTTCCCCAGGCCCGCCCTGCTGGGAGCCAGGGTCGCTGCCCACCCGCGCCCCCGGGGATCCGAAGGGGACAGCAATCAATGCCATGAGGAGGGACGGGAGCTTCACCGGCGCGCTCTCCGACCTTCCACGTGCAACAGACGAAGGAGGGAGAGCAATCGGCCACTGGCCACTCCGAGAGGAGGAGGCTGGACGTCCCGCGGGAAGG gTTAGAGCCTGGATGCTCCGGGTCAGGCTGCTGGGAGCCCTGGGATGCATCGGCCCTGCCCGGCCGCTCACAGCAGGGGAGCTGTGGAGGAGGGGCGAGCCCTCAGCTGAGCTTTTGCACTGTACCAGGGCATGCGGCCCATTTCCTCGAGTGTGCAAGGGGACAGGAAGGCAG